One Pseudomonas abieticivorans genomic region harbors:
- a CDS encoding BRO-N domain-containing protein, with translation MDAFTPFVFTRHTLPLRTVMQDGHAWLCVKDLGRLMGLPYPERRAQKLDTDQVRHQWLQIDGQWHKRLLVSESGALALMIYHHAPENRALRYWLTHEVLPVMRSQQPEQHPSLTQMSWQGVGIKVLYWQDEPWVRMRDMPQVLPRAASGTARRGWRSAFGVFRTGV, from the coding sequence ATGGACGCCTTTACCCCCTTTGTCTTCACCCGCCACACACTGCCCCTGCGCACCGTGATGCAAGACGGCCACGCGTGGCTCTGCGTCAAAGACCTGGGCCGCTTGATGGGCCTGCCTTACCCCGAGCGCCGTGCGCAAAAACTCGACACCGACCAAGTGCGCCACCAGTGGCTGCAGATCGATGGCCAATGGCACAAACGCCTGCTGGTCAGCGAGTCCGGTGCGCTGGCCTTGATGATTTACCACCACGCCCCCGAAAACCGCGCCCTGCGCTATTGGTTGACCCATGAGGTGTTACCGGTGATGCGCAGCCAGCAACCGGAGCAGCATCCCAGCTTGACCCAGATGAGTTGGCAGGGCGTGGGCATCAAGGTGTTGTATTGGCAGGATGAGCCCTGGGTGCGGATGCGGGACATGCCCCAGGTGTTGCCCAGGGCTGCAAGCGGGACAGCGCGGCGTGGGTGGCGAAGTGCATTTGGGGTGTTCAGGACTGGCGTTTAG
- a CDS encoding sensor histidine kinase, whose translation MIEQAGTWRMHRWAGGWFAPAVDPVRLGELQAELLLALLDEPGSWEPLVRFIQALAALIGAPLTLVQDMEGLPAPLQCPHETCEQGDCPLRLATPASGACGRCRGQGRQRQLCVLPGTGVLVLHGRGQRIVHALQRLAPMLAAACQGVRRQRARQHLQRHGHNSALARELHDSVAQQLGFLSFQASRLQTQLQQPQQAQALLRELRRSLTGLQRQVRELITNARLTMDGRSLRQALADSLDEFGRRCQIAFELDNRVPEGLLDPDHELQILQIVREALANIVRHSHARTARVELRQGQDGVLQVQVDDDGTGLRPASTEHNHYGLSIMRERAAAIGATLRIESLQPHGTRIALSLACRVQAHQEDQVG comes from the coding sequence ATGATCGAACAGGCGGGCACGTGGCGGATGCATCGGTGGGCAGGCGGCTGGTTCGCGCCTGCCGTCGACCCCGTGCGCCTGGGTGAACTGCAGGCCGAACTGCTGCTGGCGTTGCTGGACGAACCGGGTTCGTGGGAACCTTTGGTGCGCTTTATTCAGGCGCTGGCCGCCTTGATCGGTGCGCCCCTGACCCTGGTGCAGGACATGGAAGGGCTGCCCGCGCCGCTGCAATGTCCGCACGAAACCTGCGAGCAAGGCGACTGCCCGTTGCGCCTGGCCACGCCAGCCAGTGGGGCCTGCGGGCGGTGCCGCGGCCAGGGGCGCCAACGGCAATTGTGTGTGCTGCCGGGCACCGGCGTGCTGGTGCTGCACGGGCGCGGGCAGCGCATCGTGCACGCCTTGCAGCGCTTGGCGCCGATGCTGGCGGCGGCCTGCCAGGGCGTGCGCCGCCAGCGTGCCCGCCAACACTTGCAGCGCCATGGCCACAACAGCGCGCTGGCCCGCGAGCTGCACGATTCGGTGGCCCAGCAACTGGGTTTTCTGTCGTTCCAGGCCAGCCGCCTGCAAACCCAATTGCAACAGCCGCAGCAGGCCCAGGCACTGCTGCGTGAACTGCGCCGCAGCCTTACTGGCCTGCAGCGCCAGGTGCGCGAACTGATCACCAATGCCCGCCTGACCATGGACGGGCGTTCGCTGCGCCAGGCCCTGGCCGATTCGCTGGACGAGTTCGGCCGCCGTTGCCAGATCGCCTTCGAACTGGACAACCGTGTGCCCGAGGGCCTGCTGGACCCGGATCACGAATTGCAGATCCTGCAGATCGTGCGCGAAGCGCTGGCCAATATCGTGCGCCACTCCCATGCCCGCACTGCACGGGTCGAGCTGCGCCAAGGCCAGGATGGCGTGCTGCAGGTGCAAGTCGATGACGATGGCACCGGCCTGCGCCCAGCCTCGACCGAACACAACCATTACGGGCTGTCGATCATGCGCGAACGCGCGGCGGCCATCGGCGCCACCTTGCGTATCGAGTCGCTGCAGCCCCACGGTACCCGCATCGCATTGTCCCTGGCCTGCCGTGTGCAGGCCCATCAGGAGGATCAGGTTGGATAA
- a CDS encoding response regulator — protein MDNATLLLIDDHPLFRRGLAELFAHSGDFTVVGQASSGREGINLACRLAPELILLDLHMPGLGGLQVLDELRQLELGCQVIILTASLERGELMTALRLGAEGYLLKDTEPEALLDYVRGCSKGSVVLDDALVALLADQSPLPMPPADLTEREAQTLALIASGLSNKLIARELGISDGTVKIYVKNLLRKFDVNSRLELAARVHRAGA, from the coding sequence TTGGATAACGCTACCCTGCTGCTGATCGACGACCACCCGCTGTTCCGCCGCGGCCTGGCCGAACTTTTTGCCCACAGCGGTGATTTCACTGTGGTGGGCCAAGCCTCCAGCGGGCGCGAGGGCATCAACCTGGCCTGCCGGCTGGCACCCGAACTGATCCTGCTCGACCTGCACATGCCGGGCTTGGGCGGCTTGCAGGTGCTCGACGAGTTGCGCCAGTTGGAGCTGGGTTGCCAGGTGATCATCCTGACCGCGTCCCTTGAGCGCGGCGAGTTGATGACCGCCCTGCGCTTGGGCGCCGAAGGCTACTTGCTCAAGGACACCGAGCCTGAGGCGCTGCTCGATTACGTGCGTGGCTGCAGCAAGGGCTCGGTGGTGCTCGACGACGCCCTGGTGGCGCTGCTCGCCGACCAGTCGCCATTGCCCATGCCACCGGCCGATCTCACTGAACGCGAAGCCCAGACCCTGGCGTTGATCGCCAGCGGCCTGAGCAACAAGCTGATCGCCCGCGAGCTGGGCATCAGTGACGGCACGGTGAAAATCTATGTGAAGAACCTGCTGCGCAAGTTCGACGTCAACAGCCGCCTGGAACTCGCCGCCCGAGTTCACCGGGCCGGTGCCTGA
- a CDS encoding PAS domain-containing protein: MAQLFPTLERPASALDGFPIALLRLDRHGRIREHNPAWCALMEASRVGTELSAYLHQEDQALWRSWLEDPAESHEPRRLRFIRPQGDLRWFDLHARRQGSDWFLAITDATAQRRQELQREAHHRGAASLLNGLPGLLYRGRNNRHWTMEFVSDGCLQLTGYPAAYLTNTHEHSFSSLILPEHADYVWAGVQCALLKRQAFELTYRIRCANGQVKDVWEKGVGIYADTGEVLGIEGAIFEISAAP, translated from the coding sequence ATGGCCCAGTTGTTCCCCACGCTTGAACGGCCCGCCAGTGCGCTGGACGGTTTCCCCATCGCCTTGTTGCGCCTGGATCGCCATGGCCGCATTCGCGAGCACAACCCGGCCTGGTGCGCGTTGATGGAAGCCAGCCGTGTTGGCACTGAGCTGTCAGCCTATTTGCATCAGGAAGACCAGGCACTGTGGCGCAGTTGGCTGGAGGATCCGGCCGAGTCGCACGAACCGCGACGCCTGCGCTTCATCCGCCCCCAAGGTGATCTGCGCTGGTTTGACCTGCACGCCCGGCGCCAAGGCAGCGACTGGTTTTTGGCCATCACCGACGCCACCGCGCAGCGCCGCCAAGAGCTACAGCGCGAAGCCCACCACCGCGGCGCCGCCAGCTTGCTCAACGGCCTGCCGGGGCTGCTGTACCGGGGGCGCAACAACCGCCACTGGACCATGGAGTTCGTCAGCGACGGCTGCCTGCAACTGACCGGCTACCCGGCCGCCTACCTCACCAACACCCATGAGCACAGCTTCAGCTCACTGATCTTGCCCGAGCACGCCGACTATGTTTGGGCCGGCGTGCAATGCGCCCTGCTCAAGCGCCAAGCGTTCGAGCTGACCTACCGCATCCGCTGCGCAAACGGGCAGGTCAAGGACGTGTGGGAGAAGGGCGTGGGCATTTATGCCGACACGGGCGAAGTGCTGGGGATAGAAGGCGCCATCTTCGAAATCAGCGCTGCGCCGTAG
- a CDS encoding LysR family transcriptional regulator, whose amino-acid sequence MNNLRRLDLNLLVTLDVLLAELNVTRAAQRLNFSQPSVSVHLAKLRDIFDDPLLLPGPRGMRATARADALREPLRQALAALEFAVAPASPFDPAQARDTWRVAASDYSESTILLPALNGLRRQAPGTRLAVVHVVPARLARQAEQGEVDLAFHTSDDAPAGLHRRLLFKERYVLAGRAGHPRLSAAPTLAQFCALDHVIVSPDGAGFSGVTDQALAHAGLTRKVALSVPHFLFVLSALASTDLVAMVPARLVRGNPALQVAEPPVTVPGYEMAMLWPERCHRDPAHQWLREFIAQAALA is encoded by the coding sequence ATGAATAATCTCAGGCGGTTGGACCTCAACCTGCTGGTGACGCTGGACGTGCTGCTGGCCGAGCTCAATGTGACCCGCGCCGCGCAACGCCTGAACTTTTCCCAGCCCTCGGTCAGCGTGCACCTGGCCAAGCTGCGCGACATCTTCGATGACCCGCTGCTGCTACCGGGCCCTCGGGGCATGCGCGCCACGGCCAGGGCCGACGCGTTGCGCGAGCCATTGCGCCAGGCGTTGGCAGCCCTTGAGTTCGCGGTGGCGCCGGCCAGCCCCTTCGACCCGGCGCAGGCGCGCGACACGTGGCGGGTGGCTGCCTCGGACTACAGCGAGTCGACGATCCTGCTGCCCGCGCTCAATGGCTTGCGCCGCCAGGCACCGGGCACTCGGCTGGCGGTGGTGCACGTGGTTCCCGCGCGGCTGGCCCGGCAAGCAGAGCAGGGCGAGGTAGACCTGGCGTTTCACACCAGCGATGACGCACCTGCCGGGCTGCATCGCAGGTTGTTGTTCAAGGAGCGCTACGTGTTGGCTGGCCGGGCAGGGCACCCGCGTTTGAGCGCGGCGCCGACGCTGGCGCAGTTCTGCGCGCTTGATCACGTGATCGTCTCGCCGGATGGCGCAGGTTTCAGCGGTGTCACCGACCAGGCACTGGCCCATGCCGGCCTGACCCGCAAGGTGGCCTTGTCGGTGCCGCATTTTCTGTTCGTGCTGTCGGCGCTGGCCAGCACCGACCTGGTGGCGATGGTGCCGGCGCGATTGGTGCGCGGCAATCCGGCGCTGCAAGTAGCCGAACCACCGGTGACGGTGCCCGGCTACGAGATGGCCATGCTCTGGCCTGAACGCTGCCATCGCGACCCGGCGCACCAGTGGTTGCGTGAATTCATCGCCCAGGCGGCGCTGGCCTGA
- a CDS encoding dimethylamine monooxygenase subunit DmmA family protein — MADAPRNQHKTLPSVPCYRPTRQRPGSQPLVVRQGDGQPLQERLKQAHMGLHLIIEGDEAFIWKGHRLAREHGLQANEIDLLLTDASTRPVYCVHCTTTQNSPLADTLTCQHCGVGLEVRTHFSQRLGAYLGVCRDADQPFAEARP; from the coding sequence ATGGCCGACGCACCCCGCAATCAGCACAAGACCTTGCCGAGCGTGCCGTGCTATCGCCCCACTCGCCAGCGCCCCGGCAGCCAGCCACTGGTGGTGCGCCAGGGCGACGGACAACCTCTGCAAGAGCGCCTGAAACAGGCGCACATGGGGCTGCACCTGATTATTGAAGGCGATGAAGCCTTTATCTGGAAAGGCCACCGCCTGGCCCGCGAGCACGGCTTGCAGGCAAACGAAATCGACCTGCTGTTGACCGACGCCAGCACCCGCCCGGTGTACTGCGTGCATTGCACCACCACCCAGAACAGCCCCTTGGCCGACACCTTGACCTGCCAGCACTGCGGCGTGGGGCTGGAGGTACGCACGCATTTTTCCCAGCGACTGGGCGCCTACCTGGGCGTGTGCCGCGACGCCGACCAGCCGTTTGCCGAGGCACGGCCATGA
- a CDS encoding PDR/VanB family oxidoreductase, with protein sequence MSAFLEVRVAALRDLTSAVREVTFEPLNGRLPGFSAGSHVQVHLPGLRNAYSLLSDPADTRHYRIAVRRQEQSRGGSHYVHDQLQVGQTLRLSPPANLFALHGTAQLHILVAGGIGITPFLAYCTELQRRGAEFELHYAYRTGVSDAYLPQLREQLGARLHTYDSVQRRLDPAQLFKNRPLGSHVYACGPQSLLLSLREQARLQGWPDDRVHWEAFTAPAAGQPFLVELARSGRQLQVGAEQSLLEALEACGVEVPNLCRGGVCGQCHTRYLKGTVEHRDHVLDATQHADSLMPCVSRCAGPLLLDL encoded by the coding sequence ATGAGCGCATTTCTGGAGGTGCGCGTGGCCGCCTTGCGCGACCTTACCAGCGCCGTGCGCGAGGTCACCTTCGAGCCGCTCAACGGGCGCTTGCCGGGGTTCTCGGCCGGCAGCCACGTGCAAGTTCACCTGCCGGGCCTGCGCAATGCCTATTCGCTGCTCAGCGACCCGGCCGACACCCGCCACTATCGCATCGCCGTGCGCCGACAGGAGCAATCACGCGGCGGCTCGCACTATGTGCACGACCAACTGCAGGTGGGCCAAACGCTGCGCCTGTCGCCACCGGCCAACCTGTTCGCCCTGCACGGCACCGCGCAGTTGCACATCCTGGTGGCCGGCGGCATCGGCATCACGCCGTTCCTGGCCTACTGCACCGAGTTGCAACGCCGCGGCGCCGAATTCGAACTGCACTACGCCTACCGCACCGGGGTGAGTGACGCCTACCTGCCGCAACTGCGCGAACAGTTGGGCGCGCGCTTGCACACCTACGACAGTGTGCAACGGCGCCTGGACCCCGCGCAGCTGTTTAAAAATCGCCCACTGGGCAGCCACGTGTACGCCTGCGGCCCGCAGAGCCTGTTGCTCAGCCTGCGCGAACAGGCGCGCCTGCAAGGCTGGCCAGACGACCGCGTGCACTGGGAGGCGTTTACCGCACCCGCCGCCGGCCAACCGTTCCTGGTGGAACTGGCCCGCAGCGGCCGCCAGTTGCAGGTGGGCGCCGAACAAAGCCTGCTCGAAGCCCTGGAAGCCTGCGGCGTGGAGGTGCCCAACCTGTGCCGTGGCGGGGTGTGCGGCCAGTGTCACACCCGCTACCTGAAAGGCACCGTGGAGCACCGCGACCACGTGCTCGACGCCACCCAGCATGCCGACAGCCTGATGCCTTGCGTGTCGCGCTGCGCCGGCCCTTTGCTTCTCGACCTTTAG